One genomic segment of Rhinolophus sinicus isolate RSC01 linkage group LG11, ASM3656204v1, whole genome shotgun sequence includes these proteins:
- the CA11 gene encoding carbonic anhydrase-related protein 11 isoform X4, which yields MGAAARLSTLGALVLWAALGTAAHIGPAPDPEDWWSYKDNLQGNFVPGPPFWGLVNAAWSLCAVGKRQSPVDVELKRVLYDPFLPPLRLSTGGEKLRGTLYNTGRHVSFLPAPRPVVNVSGGPLLYSHRLSELRLLFGARDGAGSEHQVNHQGFSAEVQLIHFNQDLYGNLSAASRGPNGLAILSLFVNVAGNSNSFLSRLLNRDTITRISYKNDAYFLQDLSLELLFPESFGFITYQGSLSTPPCSETVTWILIDRALNITSLQMHSLRLLSQNPPSQIFQSLSGNGRPLQPLAHRALRGNRDPRHPERRCRGPNYRLHVDGAPHGR from the exons ATGGGGGCTGCAGCTCGTCTGAGCACCCTTGGAGCGCTGGTACTCTGGGCTGCACTGGGGACGGCAG CTCACATCGGACCGGCACCTGACCCTGAGGACTGGTGGAGCTACAAGGATAATCTCCAGGGAAACTTCGTGCCAG ggCCTCCCTTCTGGGGCCTGGTGAACGCAGCCTGGAGTCTGTGTGCAGTGGGGAAGCGGCAGAGCCCCGTGGATGTGGAGCTGAAGAGGGTCCTTTATgaccccttcctgcccccactgAGGCTCAGCACGGGGGGAGAGAAG CTCCGGGGAACCCTGTACAACACAGGTCGCCACGTCTCCTTCCTGCCTGCACCTCGGCCCGTGGTCAATGTGTCAGGGGGTCCTCTCCTTTACAGCCATCGACTCAGTGAACTGCGGCTGCTATTTGGAGCACGTGATGGAGCTGGCTCTGAACACCAAGTCAATCACCAGGGCTTCTCTGCTGAG GTGCAGCTCATCCACTTCAACCAAGATCTTTATGGGAACCTCAGCGCTGCCTCCCGGGGCCCCAATGGCCTGGCCATTCTCAGCCTCTTTGTCAAT GTGGCTGGTAACTCAAACTCATTCCTCAGCCGCCTCCTTAACCGTGACACCATTACCCGCATCTCCTACAAGA ATGATGCCTACTTTCTTCAAGACCTGAGCCTGGAGCTCCTATTCCCTGAGTCCTTTGGCTTCATCACATATCAGGGCTCTCTCAGCACCCCGCCCTGCTCAGAGACTGTCACCTGGATCCTCATTGACCGGGCCCTCAATATCACCTCCCTCCAG ATGCATTCCCTGAGACTCCTGAGCCAGAATCCTCCATCCCAGATCTTCCAGAGCCTCAGCGGTAATGGCCGGCCCCTGCAGCCCTTGGCCCACAGGGCCTTGAGGGGCAACAGGGACCCCCGGCACCCCGAGAGGCGCTGCCGAGGCCCCAACTACCGCCTGCATG TGGATGGTGCCCCCCACGGTCGCTGA
- the NTN5 gene encoding netrin-5 — protein sequence MPLTFTFLFLLSQATSDPCYHPGGRPRFCLPPVTQLAGMAASCPQSCAFSTGAEVGSRATCNGSLTLALDGPFLLTSVSLRFCTPGPPALVLSAAWATGGPWRSLWRRPAWPGALGGPEKVTFRAPPGSKASVVASHLRVEFGGRAGLAAAGVRGRCQCHGHAARCAARARPPRCRCRHHTTGPGCESCRPSHRDWPWRPATPWHPHPCLPCSCNQHARRCRFNSELFRLSGGRSGGVCERCRHHTAGRHCHYCQPGFRRDPSQPITSRKACRACQCHPIGAMGGTCNQTSGQCSCKLGVTGLTCNRCGPGYQQSRSPRMPCQRIPEATTTLATTPSAYSSDPQCHNYCNISDTRVHMSLRRYCQQDYVLRAQVLASEVVGPAWKRLALRVLAVYKQRAPPVRRGGQEAWVPGTDLACGCLRLQPGTDYLLLGSAAGDPDPARLVLDRHGLALPWRPRWARPLRRLQQEEHTGGCDSLRPPARASRLRTRTTAEWPQKPTKALGRDHEGNLLPGRRLP from the exons ATGCCCCTGACCTTCACCTTCTTGTTCCTCCTGAGCCAGGCCACCTCGGACCCATGCTACCATCCAGGGGGCCGCCCCCGCTTCTGCCTCCCACCAGTGACCCAGTTGGCTGGTATGGCGGCCTCCTGTCCCCAGTCCTGCGCCTTCTCTACAGGGGCCGAGGTTGGCTCCCGGGCCACCTGTAATGGCAGTCTGACTCTGGCCCTGGATGGCCCCTTCCTCCTGACTTCCGTCAGCCTGCGCTTCTGCACTCCAGGACCCCCAGCCCTGGTCCTGTCAGCCGCCTGGGCTACTGGAGGTCCCTGGAGATCGCTGTGGCGCAGACCGGCCTGGCCTGGGGCCCTGGGGGGCCCAGAAAAGGTGACCTTCCGTGCACCACCTGGCTCTAAGGCCAGTGTGGTAGCCAGTCACCTCCGTGTGGAGTTCGGAGGCcgggcagggctggcagcagctggagtGAGAGGCCGCTGCCAGTGCCACGGCCATGCTGCCCGCTGTGCTGCTCGTGCCCGGCCCCCCCGCTGTCGCTGCCGTCACCACACCACCGGCCCCGGGTGCGAGAGCTGCCGCCCATCCCACCGCGACTGGCCCTGGCGACCAGCCACACCCTGGCACCCCCACCCTTGCCTGC CCTGCTCCTGCAACCAGCACGCCCGACGCTGCAGGTTTAACTCCGAGCTGTTCAGGTTGTCAGGCGGCCGCAGTGGGGGTGTTTGTGAGCGGTGCCGCCACCACACAGCTGGGCGGCACTGCCACTACTGCCAGCCAGGGTTCCGGAGGGACCCCAGCCAGCCTATTACTAGCCGCAAGGCCTGCAGGG CCTGCCAGTGCCACCCTATTGGGGCAATGGGTGGCACCTGTAACCAGACCAGTGGGCAGTGCTCCTGCAAGTTAGGGGTCACTGGCCTGACATGCAACCGCTGTGGTCCTGGCTACCAGCAGAGCCGCTCCCCCAGGATGCCCTGCCAGC GAATCCCAGAGGCAACAACCACCCTTGCTACGACCCCAAGTGCTTACAGCTCTG ACCCTCAGTGTCACAACTACTGCAATATCTCGGACACCAGGGTACATATGAGCCTTCGGAGGTACTGCCAGCAGGACTATG TTCTCCGTGCGCAGGTGCTGGCATCTGAGGTGGTGGGCCCGGCATGGAAGCGGCTGGCCTTGCGCGTGCTGGCTGTGTACAAGCAGCGAGCGCCGCCCGTGCGCCGCGGCGGCCAGGAGGCCTGGGTGCCGGGCACCGACCTGGCCTGCGGCTGCCTGCGCCTGCAGCCCGGCACCGACTACTTGCTGCTGGGCAGCGCGGCTGGCGACCCTGACCCTGCGCGCCTAGTCCTCGACCGCCACGGCCTCGCGCTGCCCTGGAGGCCGCGCTGGGCCCGGCCATTGCGGCGGCTGCAGCAGGAGGAACACACCGGGGGCTGCGACAGCCTGCGGCCTCCAGCCCGAGCCTCACGCCTGAGGACTAGAACCACAGCTGAGTGGCCTCAAAAGCCAACCAAGGCACTTGGAAGAGACCATGAGGGAAATCTTTTACCTGGACGGCGCCTCCCTTAG
- the CA11 gene encoding carbonic anhydrase-related protein 11 isoform X3 yields MGAAARLSTLGALVLWAALGTAAHIGPAPDPEDWWSYKDNLQGNFVPGPPFWGLVNAAWSLCAVGKRQSPVDVELKRVLYDPFLPPLRLSTGGEKLRGTLYNTGRHVSFLPAPRPVVNVSGGPLLYSHRLSELRLLFGARDGAGSEHQVNHQGFSAEVQLIHFNQDLYGNLSAASRGPNGLAILSLFVNVAGNSNSFLSRLLNRDTITRISYKNDAYFLQDLSLELLFPESFGFITYQGSLSTPPCSETVTWILIDRALNITSLQFPAPFPRQMHSLRLLSQNPPSQIFQSLSGNGRPLQPLAHRALRGNRDPRHPERRCRGPNYRLHVDGAPHGR; encoded by the exons ATGGGGGCTGCAGCTCGTCTGAGCACCCTTGGAGCGCTGGTACTCTGGGCTGCACTGGGGACGGCAG CTCACATCGGACCGGCACCTGACCCTGAGGACTGGTGGAGCTACAAGGATAATCTCCAGGGAAACTTCGTGCCAG ggCCTCCCTTCTGGGGCCTGGTGAACGCAGCCTGGAGTCTGTGTGCAGTGGGGAAGCGGCAGAGCCCCGTGGATGTGGAGCTGAAGAGGGTCCTTTATgaccccttcctgcccccactgAGGCTCAGCACGGGGGGAGAGAAG CTCCGGGGAACCCTGTACAACACAGGTCGCCACGTCTCCTTCCTGCCTGCACCTCGGCCCGTGGTCAATGTGTCAGGGGGTCCTCTCCTTTACAGCCATCGACTCAGTGAACTGCGGCTGCTATTTGGAGCACGTGATGGAGCTGGCTCTGAACACCAAGTCAATCACCAGGGCTTCTCTGCTGAG GTGCAGCTCATCCACTTCAACCAAGATCTTTATGGGAACCTCAGCGCTGCCTCCCGGGGCCCCAATGGCCTGGCCATTCTCAGCCTCTTTGTCAAT GTGGCTGGTAACTCAAACTCATTCCTCAGCCGCCTCCTTAACCGTGACACCATTACCCGCATCTCCTACAAGA ATGATGCCTACTTTCTTCAAGACCTGAGCCTGGAGCTCCTATTCCCTGAGTCCTTTGGCTTCATCACATATCAGGGCTCTCTCAGCACCCCGCCCTGCTCAGAGACTGTCACCTGGATCCTCATTGACCGGGCCCTCAATATCACCTCCCTCCAG TTTCCCGCCCCCTTCCCGCGGCAGATGCATTCCCTGAGACTCCTGAGCCAGAATCCTCCATCCCAGATCTTCCAGAGCCTCAGCGGTAATGGCCGGCCCCTGCAGCCCTTGGCCCACAGGGCCTTGAGGGGCAACAGGGACCCCCGGCACCCCGAGAGGCGCTGCCGAGGCCCCAACTACCGCCTGCATG TGGATGGTGCCCCCCACGGTCGCTGA